The Burkholderia pyrrocinia genome includes a region encoding these proteins:
- a CDS encoding circularly permuted type 2 ATP-grasp protein, with translation MKPFDEMLQSGDMVRAPYARLKRWLDTQNPASLAQKAHDAEGVFRKTGITFAVYGDAEAAERLIPFDIVPRIISGAEWSRLSLGIEQRVMALNAFLDDIYHRQEIVRAGIVPKHLIAHNEAFVPEMIDFRPPGNVYTHIIGVDIVRTAENQFYVLEDNARTPSGVSYMLENRETMMQLFPELFQQVKVRPVETYPQMLRQSLAAVCPPGGNADNPTIAVLTPGIHNSAYYEHSFLADQMGVHLVEGSDLQVIDGRVAMRTTEGFRPIDVLYRRVDDAFLDPLTFRPDSALGIAGIMDVYRAGNITIANAPGTGIADDKAIYSYMPEIVEFYTGRKALLENVPTWRCGDADSLKYVLEHLDELVVKEVHGSGGYGMLVGPCASKAELEAFAAKLRARPSNYIAQPTLALSTTPILTEAGLAPRHVDLRPFVLVSDRIRITPGGLTRVALKEGSLVVNSSQGGGTKDTWVLAD, from the coding sequence ATGAAGCCATTCGATGAAATGCTGCAATCCGGCGACATGGTAAGGGCGCCCTACGCGCGCCTGAAGCGGTGGCTCGACACGCAGAACCCCGCGAGCCTCGCCCAGAAAGCCCACGACGCGGAAGGCGTGTTCCGCAAGACGGGCATCACGTTCGCCGTCTACGGCGACGCGGAGGCCGCCGAGCGGCTGATTCCGTTCGATATCGTCCCGCGCATCATCTCGGGTGCGGAATGGAGCCGGCTGTCGCTCGGCATCGAGCAGCGCGTGATGGCGCTCAACGCGTTCCTCGACGACATCTACCACCGGCAGGAAATCGTGCGTGCGGGCATCGTGCCGAAGCACCTGATCGCGCACAACGAAGCCTTCGTTCCGGAGATGATCGACTTCCGGCCGCCCGGAAACGTCTATACGCACATCATCGGCGTCGACATCGTGCGCACTGCCGAGAACCAGTTCTACGTGCTGGAGGACAACGCGCGCACGCCGTCCGGCGTGTCGTACATGCTGGAAAACCGCGAGACGATGATGCAGCTCTTCCCCGAGCTGTTCCAGCAGGTGAAGGTGCGCCCCGTCGAGACCTATCCGCAGATGCTGCGCCAGTCGCTTGCGGCCGTGTGCCCGCCGGGCGGCAACGCCGACAACCCGACCATCGCCGTGCTGACGCCCGGCATCCACAACTCCGCGTACTACGAACATTCGTTCCTCGCCGACCAGATGGGCGTGCACCTCGTCGAGGGCAGCGACCTGCAGGTGATCGACGGCCGCGTCGCGATGCGCACGACCGAAGGCTTCCGCCCGATCGACGTGCTGTACCGCCGCGTCGACGACGCGTTCCTCGACCCGCTTACGTTCCGCCCCGATTCGGCGCTCGGCATTGCGGGGATCATGGACGTCTACCGCGCGGGCAACATCACGATCGCGAACGCGCCCGGCACGGGCATCGCCGACGACAAGGCGATCTACTCGTACATGCCGGAGATCGTCGAGTTCTACACGGGCCGCAAGGCGCTGCTGGAGAACGTGCCGACCTGGCGCTGCGGTGACGCCGACAGCCTCAAGTACGTGCTCGAGCATCTCGACGAACTGGTCGTGAAGGAAGTGCACGGCTCGGGCGGCTACGGGATGCTGGTCGGCCCGTGCGCGTCGAAGGCGGAGCTGGAGGCGTTCGCGGCGAAGCTGCGCGCGCGCCCGTCGAACTACATCGCGCAACCCACGCTGGCGTTGTCCACCACGCCGATCCTGACCGAGGCCGGCCTCGCGCCGCGCCACGTCGACCTGCGGCCGTTCGTGCTGGTGTCGGACCGGATCCGCA
- a CDS encoding LysR substrate-binding domain-containing protein, with translation MEAKWLEDFLSLADTKSFSRAARNRHLTQSAFSRRIASLETWMDAKLVDRSINPITLTPAGQMFRGLAADILRSMYAARNLVNGYDQFAASDQVVRFAVAHTLVFTLFPEWLKQLNGEVGHVTARVNAVNVPEGVQQLVEGECDLLLGYHHPQLPIVLDPNHFPFVSLGVERILPVSTPDARGKPVFQLPGTPDAPLPLLAYSSGAFLGNIVEMLLLNATEPYVLHRCFETHMSEALKGMVVAGHGIGWLPESCVAKELAEGSLVCAGSGDWITELEIRLYRSARRRGLAAEQLWTYILNRPRAAAEDAAGAAGQAAAPAMRIARRSAGGSR, from the coding sequence ATGGAAGCAAAGTGGCTGGAAGATTTCCTGAGCCTTGCGGATACCAAGAGCTTTTCCCGGGCCGCGCGTAACCGGCACCTGACGCAGTCGGCATTCAGCAGACGAATCGCCTCGCTCGAAACCTGGATGGACGCGAAGCTGGTCGACCGGAGCATCAACCCGATCACGCTGACGCCGGCCGGACAGATGTTCCGCGGGCTCGCCGCAGACATCCTGCGCAGCATGTATGCGGCGCGCAATCTCGTGAACGGCTATGACCAGTTCGCGGCCAGCGACCAGGTCGTGCGTTTCGCCGTCGCCCATACGCTGGTCTTCACGCTGTTTCCCGAATGGCTCAAGCAGCTCAACGGCGAGGTCGGCCACGTGACCGCGCGCGTCAACGCGGTGAACGTGCCGGAAGGCGTGCAGCAACTCGTCGAAGGCGAATGCGACCTGCTGCTCGGCTATCACCATCCGCAGTTGCCGATCGTGCTCGACCCGAACCACTTCCCGTTCGTCAGCCTCGGCGTCGAGCGGATCCTGCCCGTGTCGACGCCCGACGCACGCGGCAAGCCCGTGTTCCAGTTGCCCGGCACGCCCGATGCGCCGCTGCCGCTGCTCGCGTATTCGTCGGGCGCGTTCCTCGGGAACATCGTCGAGATGCTGCTGCTGAATGCGACCGAGCCGTATGTGCTGCACCGGTGCTTCGAGACGCACATGTCCGAGGCACTGAAGGGCATGGTCGTGGCCGGGCACGGGATCGGCTGGCTGCCGGAAAGCTGCGTCGCGAAGGAGCTCGCGGAAGGCTCGCTCGTGTGCGCGGGTTCCGGAGACTGGATCACCGAACTCGAAATCCGCCTGTACCGGTCGGCACGCAGGCGCGGGCTGGCGGCCGAGCAGTTGTGGACCTACATCTTGAATCGGCCGCGCGCGGCGGCCGAAGACGCGGCCGGCGCGGCCGGGCAAGCAGCCGCGCCGGCGATGCGCATCGCGCGGCGCAGCGCCGGCGGCAGCCGCTGA
- the pgaA gene encoding poly-beta-1,6 N-acetyl-D-glucosamine export porin PgaA, whose protein sequence is MANNRKQQCTTVAPSNRRILLHAPLVLLLVASGPCFSAEGDTESGGVSEIAGTNGAPDSKPPNLPTSGALAPDAQPPNAPTLIAQASSAQMPNAAAPAAQTPNPQMPGTPAPNPQTPGAPMPNAQAPGTQPPGAQVPEAETPNAQIPDLRTADPATVRNDVFGLASSGGAIKALEEAKARPDVFSAVDLARLEELSIRQQVRGGRDKSRSMTSADRFDGLDSALRAADDLDKRMPATPEYSPVRTALAGDRTVAYAARGDMKTAVATFETIPPDAEISIDALAAVGDAYLYLSEPGKANAVYQRALKQATASPTDTATRGFQYGARTRPIELREGLFWSYVDQGRAADASQVLDDMGKSLPPANQVRAVGPENGDYLRYYRLRAQYLIYTGRVTEGIAALENIEKEVPFNAEVRAAHAEAVSGQSHPRQAIAMYRASLTDHPDSVEMLAGLGRAALTADDYATAKSVDQTVDNTFPDSGAVRAFKRDYNAYRSPVFTTDLSYEHGNSALADNGFTSDSYVYSQPFGDNWRVFSHTFFGYAQTDAGNISRTRTGVGGDYRHGPLTVQGEVTRSLGTDGRTGGRGSVTYNLNDYWTVSGALDSNDNTLPWKAYVAHIWGRSANVEVVYRQNDRREVKLSYGVSRYSDSNLHQEIAATGTQRVYTSANQLVNVSLNLGTDSNTRQDAPYFSPGRDYAAAATVMHQLTMWKKGDMSLQQRVSVSGGVYNERGFGTSPLWSARLEHAWTFKHDITLTYGVEISSHAYDGQRERSETGFLSVNLPF, encoded by the coding sequence GTGGCCAACAATCGTAAACAACAATGCACCACCGTCGCTCCGTCCAACCGGCGGATCCTCCTGCATGCGCCGCTCGTGTTGCTGCTCGTCGCGTCCGGCCCCTGCTTCTCCGCCGAAGGCGATACGGAATCGGGCGGCGTCAGCGAAATCGCCGGGACCAACGGCGCGCCGGATTCGAAGCCGCCGAACTTGCCGACATCGGGCGCCCTGGCGCCGGACGCGCAACCGCCGAATGCGCCGACGCTGATCGCGCAGGCCTCGAGTGCCCAGATGCCGAATGCCGCGGCGCCCGCGGCTCAAACGCCGAACCCGCAGATGCCGGGCACCCCTGCGCCGAACCCGCAGACACCGGGCGCGCCGATGCCGAATGCGCAGGCGCCGGGCACCCAGCCGCCGGGTGCCCAGGTACCCGAAGCGGAAACACCGAACGCGCAGATACCCGACCTCCGCACCGCCGACCCGGCCACCGTGCGCAACGACGTGTTCGGCCTCGCGTCGAGCGGCGGCGCGATCAAGGCGCTGGAAGAAGCGAAAGCGCGCCCCGACGTCTTCTCCGCCGTCGATCTCGCACGGCTCGAGGAACTGTCGATTCGCCAGCAGGTGCGCGGCGGACGCGACAAGTCGCGCTCGATGACGAGCGCCGACCGCTTCGACGGGCTCGACAGCGCATTGCGCGCCGCGGACGATCTCGACAAGCGGATGCCGGCCACGCCCGAGTATTCGCCGGTCAGGACAGCGCTTGCCGGCGACCGGACGGTCGCCTATGCGGCGCGCGGCGATATGAAGACGGCCGTCGCGACGTTCGAGACGATTCCGCCGGATGCGGAGATCTCGATCGACGCACTGGCGGCCGTCGGCGACGCGTACCTGTACCTGAGCGAACCGGGCAAGGCCAATGCCGTGTACCAGCGCGCGCTGAAGCAGGCCACCGCATCGCCGACCGACACTGCGACGCGCGGCTTCCAGTACGGCGCGCGCACGCGTCCGATCGAATTGCGCGAGGGGCTGTTCTGGTCGTACGTCGACCAGGGGCGCGCGGCGGACGCAAGCCAGGTGCTCGACGACATGGGCAAATCGCTGCCGCCCGCCAACCAGGTGCGTGCGGTGGGACCGGAAAACGGCGACTACCTGCGCTATTACCGGCTGCGCGCGCAGTACCTGATCTACACGGGCCGGGTAACCGAAGGGATCGCCGCGCTCGAAAATATCGAGAAGGAAGTGCCGTTCAACGCGGAAGTCCGCGCCGCGCATGCCGAAGCCGTATCGGGCCAGTCGCATCCGCGCCAGGCGATCGCGATGTATCGCGCGTCGCTGACCGACCACCCGGACAGCGTGGAAATGCTCGCGGGGCTCGGCCGCGCTGCGCTGACGGCCGACGACTACGCGACCGCGAAGAGCGTCGACCAGACCGTCGACAACACGTTTCCCGACAGCGGCGCCGTGCGCGCGTTCAAGCGGGACTACAACGCGTACCGCAGCCCCGTGTTCACCACCGACCTGAGCTACGAGCACGGCAACAGCGCACTGGCCGACAACGGCTTCACGTCGGACAGCTATGTGTATTCGCAACCGTTCGGCGACAACTGGCGGGTGTTTTCCCACACGTTCTTCGGCTATGCGCAAACCGACGCCGGCAACATCAGCCGCACGCGCACGGGCGTCGGCGGCGACTACCGGCACGGGCCGCTCACGGTCCAGGGCGAAGTCACGCGCTCGCTCGGCACGGACGGGCGAACCGGCGGCCGCGGTTCCGTCACGTACAACCTCAACGACTACTGGACGGTCAGCGGCGCACTCGACTCCAACGACAACACGCTGCCATGGAAGGCCTATGTCGCACACATCTGGGGCCGTTCCGCGAACGTCGAGGTCGTGTATCGCCAGAACGACCGCCGCGAAGTCAAGCTGAGCTATGGCGTGAGCCGCTACAGCGATTCGAACCTCCACCAGGAGATTGCCGCGACCGGCACGCAGCGCGTGTACACGTCCGCGAACCAGCTCGTCAACGTGTCGCTGAATCTCGGCACCGACAGCAACACGCGGCAGGACGCGCCCTACTTCAGCCCGGGCCGCGACTACGCGGCCGCGGCGACCGTGATGCACCAGTTGACGATGTGGAAGAAGGGCGACATGTCGCTGCAGCAGCGCGTATCGGTGTCCGGCGGCGTGTACAACGAGCGCGGCTTCGGCACCAGCCCGCTGTGGAGCGCCCGCCTCGAGCACGCGTGGACGTTCAAGCACGACATCACGCTGACCTACGGCGTCGAGATCAGCAGCCATGCGTACGACGGCCAGCGCGAGCGCTCCGAAACCGGCTTCCTGTCGGTCAACCTGCCGTTTTAG
- the pgaB gene encoding poly-beta-1,6-N-acetyl-D-glucosamine N-deacetylase PgaB: MQSRRTFMCGCLGAFTACSLFPGVTNARMIDLLPPSDPVDGKTFRVICLHDVRDNLLSTFSTSTMVDPYAVDTGTLTAIFSWLQTNNYHTITVKQIEASRHGGKPLPPRAVLITFDDGYRSHYTKVLPLLERFKYPAVMGIVTAWIDAPPDAPIRISDKIQMPRDYFMSWDEVQKVGQSNLVELACHTHNLHHGAVANPQGNELPATTSHLYLTNEQRYETDAEFEARVHNDLQTCVQQIRERTGIVARSMVWPYGAENQPVRKISTSLGMDIQFSLDAGPNTPDVPLDRLRRILMMYDVDIGGFERSMREPATNRGDVDVPERVVQVDLDQVYDPDPARQEANLGKLIERIYRMQPKSVYLQAFADPKGTGVAESMYFPNRHLPMRADLFSRAAWQLSTRSNVQVYAWMPVLAFRPPADKHRGLEAVSAYGGAPARENGSRVYRLSPFDPQARLMIEQIYEDLGKYASFSGILFSDDAVLDDYEDAGRHALSTYSQWGLPADIGKIRATPDLMSRWTRQKTRYLIDLTRQLEQIVLANQNAGDVLTARNIFALPVLKPESEAWYAQNYDDFLATYDYVALMAMPYMEQAQDPQRWMDQLVDVVRAKQRGLARTVFELQSYDWHARKDISGNALLAQMRRLRSKGAVNFGYYPDNFLNNQPDLDTMRDVMSLKSRLDPTSINALMKMQQSQGTKTP, from the coding sequence ATGCAATCCAGACGGACCTTCATGTGCGGATGTCTCGGCGCGTTTACAGCCTGTTCGTTGTTCCCGGGCGTGACCAACGCGCGGATGATCGACCTGCTGCCGCCATCCGATCCGGTCGACGGCAAGACGTTCCGCGTGATCTGCCTGCACGACGTGCGCGACAACCTGCTGTCGACGTTCTCCACCTCGACGATGGTCGATCCGTACGCGGTCGATACCGGCACGCTGACGGCCATCTTCTCATGGCTGCAGACCAACAACTACCACACCATCACGGTCAAGCAGATCGAGGCGTCGCGGCACGGCGGCAAGCCGTTGCCGCCCCGCGCGGTGCTCATCACGTTCGACGACGGCTACCGCAGCCATTACACGAAAGTCCTGCCGCTGCTCGAGCGCTTCAAGTATCCGGCCGTGATGGGCATCGTCACCGCGTGGATCGACGCGCCGCCGGATGCGCCGATCCGGATCAGCGACAAGATCCAGATGCCGCGCGACTACTTCATGTCGTGGGACGAGGTGCAGAAGGTCGGCCAGTCGAATCTCGTCGAGCTCGCGTGCCACACGCACAACCTCCATCACGGCGCAGTCGCGAATCCGCAGGGCAACGAGTTGCCGGCCACCACGTCGCACCTGTACCTCACAAACGAGCAGCGCTATGAAACCGATGCGGAGTTCGAAGCCCGCGTGCATAACGACCTGCAGACATGCGTGCAGCAGATTCGCGAACGCACCGGCATCGTCGCACGCTCGATGGTCTGGCCATACGGCGCTGAAAACCAGCCCGTGCGCAAGATCTCGACATCGCTCGGCATGGACATCCAGTTCAGCCTCGACGCCGGCCCGAATACGCCCGACGTGCCGCTCGACCGGCTGAGGCGGATCCTGATGATGTACGACGTCGACATCGGCGGGTTCGAGCGGTCGATGCGCGAGCCGGCGACCAACCGCGGGGACGTCGACGTCCCCGAGCGCGTCGTGCAGGTCGATCTCGACCAGGTCTACGATCCGGATCCGGCGCGGCAGGAAGCGAATCTCGGCAAGCTCATCGAGCGCATCTACCGGATGCAGCCGAAATCGGTATACCTGCAGGCGTTCGCCGACCCGAAGGGCACGGGCGTCGCGGAATCGATGTATTTCCCGAACCGGCACCTGCCGATGCGAGCCGACCTGTTCTCGCGCGCCGCATGGCAGCTCAGCACGCGCTCGAACGTGCAGGTGTACGCGTGGATGCCGGTGCTCGCGTTCCGGCCGCCGGCGGACAAGCATCGCGGGCTCGAGGCGGTCAGTGCATACGGCGGCGCGCCCGCGCGCGAAAACGGCTCGCGCGTGTACCGCCTGAGCCCGTTCGATCCGCAGGCGCGGCTGATGATCGAGCAGATCTACGAGGATCTCGGCAAGTACGCGTCATTCAGCGGCATCCTGTTCAGCGACGACGCCGTGCTCGACGATTACGAGGATGCCGGCCGGCACGCGCTGAGCACGTATTCGCAATGGGGGCTGCCGGCCGACATCGGCAAGATCCGCGCGACGCCGGACCTGATGAGCCGCTGGACGCGGCAGAAGACGCGCTACCTGATCGACCTGACGCGCCAGCTCGAACAGATCGTGCTCGCGAACCAGAACGCGGGCGACGTGCTGACCGCGCGCAACATCTTCGCGCTGCCGGTGTTGAAACCGGAATCCGAAGCGTGGTACGCGCAGAACTACGACGACTTCCTCGCCACGTACGACTACGTCGCGCTGATGGCGATGCCGTACATGGAACAGGCGCAGGACCCCCAGCGCTGGATGGACCAGCTCGTCGACGTCGTGCGCGCGAAGCAGCGCGGCCTCGCGCGCACCGTGTTCGAACTGCAGTCGTACGACTGGCACGCGCGCAAGGACATTTCCGGCAATGCGCTGCTCGCGCAGATGCGGCGGCTGCGCAGCAAGGGCGCGGTGAACTTCGGCTACTACCCGGACAACTTCCTGAACAATCAGCCGGATCTCGACACGATGCGCGACGTGATGTCGCTGAAGTCGCGTCTCGATCCGACGTCGATCAACGCGCTGATGAAGATGCAGCAATCGCAGGGGACGAAGACACCATGA
- the pgaC gene encoding poly-beta-1,6-N-acetyl-D-glucosamine synthase, with protein sequence MTTHSIITRLQDFVFYYPFFMSYLWMIGGVVHYFLLEEGRELSTRTIASSGIPKISIVVPCFNEAANARSVIVHLNAMQYPNYDIIAVNDGSKDRTGEILNELAAEIPRLLVIHHARNEGKAVGLTTAAAVSNAEYLLCIDGDSLLAHDAIGWMLEHFLTDPGVGAVTGNPRIRTRTSLLGRMQVGEFSSIVGLIKRTQQVYGRIFTVSGVITMFRKTALADVGYWSSDMLTEDIDISWKLQCRDWRVVYEPHALSWILMPETVKGLYRQRLRWAKGGIQVLMKYAGTLARPTQMMMWPLFAEYLIGIAWAYSMSFILLLALIDVVHPLPQDWHVSVVPHWHGMLLVATCILQLIIGSMIDRQYDEKLLMYFLDTIWYPVAFWLISMITTVIALPAVVLRGRGKRAVWVSPDRGIQHEKRADY encoded by the coding sequence ATGACGACCCACAGCATCATCACGCGCCTGCAGGATTTCGTCTTCTACTACCCGTTCTTCATGTCGTATCTGTGGATGATCGGCGGCGTCGTGCACTACTTCCTGCTCGAGGAGGGCCGCGAGCTGTCGACGCGGACGATCGCGTCGAGCGGCATCCCGAAGATCTCGATCGTCGTGCCCTGCTTCAACGAAGCCGCGAACGCGCGCAGCGTGATCGTGCACCTGAACGCGATGCAGTATCCGAACTACGACATCATCGCGGTCAACGACGGCAGCAAGGATCGCACCGGCGAAATCCTCAACGAGCTGGCCGCGGAGATCCCGCGACTGCTCGTGATCCATCACGCGCGCAACGAAGGCAAGGCGGTTGGGCTCACGACCGCGGCGGCCGTATCGAACGCGGAATACCTGCTCTGCATCGATGGCGATTCGCTGCTCGCGCACGACGCGATCGGCTGGATGCTCGAGCACTTCCTGACCGACCCCGGTGTCGGCGCCGTGACCGGCAACCCGCGCATCCGCACGCGCACGTCGCTGCTCGGCCGCATGCAGGTCGGCGAATTCTCGTCGATCGTCGGGCTGATCAAGCGCACGCAGCAGGTGTACGGGCGCATCTTCACGGTGTCGGGCGTCATCACGATGTTCCGCAAGACCGCGCTCGCCGACGTCGGCTACTGGAGCTCGGACATGCTGACCGAGGACATCGACATCAGCTGGAAGCTGCAGTGCCGCGACTGGCGGGTCGTGTACGAACCGCACGCGCTGAGCTGGATCCTGATGCCCGAGACGGTGAAGGGGCTCTACCGGCAGCGGCTGCGCTGGGCGAAAGGCGGCATCCAGGTGCTGATGAAGTATGCGGGCACGCTCGCGCGGCCGACGCAGATGATGATGTGGCCGCTGTTCGCCGAGTACCTGATCGGCATCGCGTGGGCGTACTCGATGTCGTTCATCCTGCTGCTCGCGCTCATCGACGTCGTCCATCCGCTGCCGCAGGACTGGCACGTATCGGTCGTGCCGCACTGGCACGGGATGCTGCTGGTCGCAACCTGCATCCTGCAACTGATCATCGGCAGCATGATCGATCGTCAGTATGACGAAAAACTCCTGATGTATTTCCTGGACACCATCTGGTATCCCGTTGCTTTCTGGCTGATCAGCATGATCACCACCGTCATCGCCCTGCCTGCCGTCGTGCTGCGAGGCCGCGGCAAGCGGGCCGTATGGGTTAGCCCCGACCGAGGCATTCAACATGAAAAACGCGCCGATTATTGA
- a CDS encoding Biofilm PGA synthesis auxiliary protein PgaD — protein sequence MKNAPIIDLSLRAPREMIAERGRIVGPVLVVWFRLIRPALVGAVWASICIYTYRYLLPFNEAEMPIEQIVFYATSIALIAGTLIMWLIAGRVVHPLAHRLRVSKMLRRSASVKVRSVPATVLAGARRRGARRTTRILVASHDANGSISGIEWVAHAGPQPRE from the coding sequence ATGAAAAACGCGCCGATTATTGACCTTTCCCTGCGCGCACCGCGCGAAATGATCGCCGAACGCGGTCGCATCGTCGGGCCCGTGCTCGTCGTCTGGTTCCGCCTCATACGGCCCGCGCTGGTCGGTGCCGTGTGGGCATCGATCTGCATCTACACGTACCGCTACCTGCTGCCGTTCAACGAGGCCGAGATGCCGATCGAACAGATCGTGTTCTACGCGACCAGCATTGCGCTCATCGCGGGCACGCTCATCATGTGGTTGATCGCGGGGCGCGTCGTGCATCCGCTCGCGCACCGGCTGCGCGTGTCGAAGATGCTGCGGCGCTCGGCCAGCGTCAAGGTGCGCTCGGTGCCGGCGACCGTGCTGGCCGGCGCCCGCCGGCGCGGCGCGCGGCGCACGACGCGCATTCTCGTCGCGTCGCATGACGCGAACGGGTCGATTTCCGGCATCGAATGGGTAGCCCACGCGGGGCCGCAGCCCCGCGAGTAG
- the glmS gene encoding glutamine--fructose-6-phosphate transaminase (isomerizing) — MCGIVGASGLNNQVPQLVNALRRLEYRGYDSCGIAVQGDGRLRSERTLRRVTDLQARVLTLGLEARTCIAHTRWATHGAPSEMNAHPIMSGDTIAVVHNGIIENHDALRAELRERGYAFRGETDTEVIAHLIHSVYRDDLFDAVVRAVKRLHGAYAIAVLSAREPQRLVAARAGSPLVIGIGAEQNYLASDCAALGDLTDRFIYLEDGDVALITPDRIAVVDSAGHDAQRRLCQVKAHDDDAALGPYQHFMQKEIFEQPKAIDSTLDGIDTISPALFDASESSRGLLSKVRSVLLLGCGTSYYAGLTAKYWLESIAGVPAQVEIASEFRYRDTVADPRTLVVGISQSGETADTIGAIERAREMGQELSMAICNVATSTIARNAPLRFLTRAGTELGVASTKAFTTQLVALFVLTLTLAQLRGRLDAAQVAMHLKQLRALSGRIGHALALETQIMGWAAKFARTENALFLGRGIHFPIAMEGALKLKEVSYIHAEGYAAGELKHGPLALVTSAMPVVTIAPDDRLFQKLKSNMAEVRARGGRLYVLAGNQLEIAADRDTHLIRVRESGDLLSPIVNVIPLQLLAYHVGCARGADVDKPRNLAKSVTVE, encoded by the coding sequence ATGTGCGGAATCGTCGGAGCAAGCGGCTTGAACAATCAGGTGCCGCAACTGGTCAATGCGCTGAGGCGGCTCGAGTATCGCGGCTACGATTCGTGCGGCATCGCCGTGCAGGGCGACGGCCGCCTGCGCAGCGAACGCACGCTGCGGCGCGTGACGGACCTGCAGGCTCGCGTGCTGACGCTCGGTCTCGAAGCACGGACCTGCATCGCGCATACGCGCTGGGCGACGCACGGCGCGCCATCGGAAATGAACGCGCATCCGATCATGTCGGGCGACACGATCGCGGTCGTGCACAACGGGATCATCGAGAACCACGACGCGCTGCGCGCCGAGCTGCGGGAGCGCGGCTATGCGTTTCGCGGCGAGACCGACACCGAGGTGATCGCGCACCTGATCCACAGCGTCTATCGCGACGACCTGTTCGACGCGGTCGTGCGCGCCGTCAAGCGGCTGCACGGCGCGTACGCGATCGCGGTCCTGAGCGCGCGCGAGCCGCAGCGTCTCGTCGCCGCGCGCGCCGGCTCGCCGCTCGTGATCGGCATCGGCGCCGAACAGAACTACCTCGCGTCGGACTGCGCGGCGCTCGGCGACCTGACCGACCGTTTCATCTACCTGGAGGACGGCGACGTCGCGCTGATCACGCCGGATCGCATCGCCGTGGTCGACTCGGCCGGGCACGACGCACAGCGCCGGCTGTGTCAGGTGAAGGCGCACGACGACGACGCCGCGCTCGGCCCGTACCAGCACTTCATGCAGAAAGAGATCTTCGAGCAGCCGAAGGCGATCGACAGTACGCTCGACGGCATCGACACGATCTCGCCGGCGCTGTTCGATGCGAGCGAAAGCTCGCGCGGGCTGCTGTCAAAAGTGAGGAGCGTGCTGCTGCTCGGTTGCGGCACCAGCTACTACGCGGGCCTGACCGCGAAGTACTGGCTCGAAAGCATCGCGGGTGTGCCGGCGCAGGTCGAGATCGCCAGCGAATTCCGCTACCGCGACACCGTGGCCGATCCGCGCACGCTTGTCGTCGGCATCTCGCAGTCGGGCGAAACGGCCGACACGATCGGCGCGATCGAGCGTGCGCGCGAAATGGGCCAGGAGCTGTCGATGGCGATCTGCAACGTGGCGACCAGCACGATCGCGCGCAACGCGCCGCTGCGATTCCTGACGCGAGCCGGCACCGAGCTCGGCGTCGCGTCGACCAAGGCGTTCACGACCCAGCTCGTCGCGCTGTTCGTGCTGACGCTGACGCTCGCGCAGTTGCGCGGCCGGCTCGACGCGGCTCAGGTCGCGATGCACCTGAAGCAGTTGCGCGCGCTGTCCGGCCGGATCGGCCACGCGCTCGCGCTCGAAACGCAGATCATGGGCTGGGCCGCGAAGTTCGCGCGCACCGAGAACGCGCTGTTCCTCGGGCGCGGCATTCATTTCCCGATCGCGATGGAAGGCGCGCTGAAGCTCAAGGAGGTGTCGTACATCCACGCGGAAGGCTATGCGGCCGGCGAGCTGAAGCACGGCCCGCTCGCGCTCGTCACCAGCGCGATGCCGGTCGTCACGATCGCGCCGGACGACCGTCTGTTCCAGAAGCTGAAGTCCAACATGGCCGAGGTGCGCGCGCGCGGCGGGCGGCTCTACGTGCTCGCCGGCAATCAGCTCGAAATCGCCGCCGACCGCGACACGCACCTGATCCGCGTGCGCGAATCGGGCGACCTGCTGTCGCCGATCGTCAACGTGATCCCGCTGCAACTGCTCGCGTATCACGTCGGCTGCGCGCGCGGCGCCGACGTCGACAAGCCGCGCAACCTCGCCAAATCGGTCACCGTCGAATGA